TCAGTTGCAAGGAGTGCAGCCTGCACCGCATCTTTGTCACGTGCGAAATCTTTTACAAGATAGCCGTAGCTTTCCTCATAACCGAACAGGAATGAATATTCGCCTGTTGCTTCGTATGTTTTAATTTTTTCCCCGATAAATTTAAACCCGGTCAGCACATCTTCAGCAGTTGCACCGTAATGCTCAGCAATTTTGCGTCCGATCTCTGACGTTACGATCGTTTTGAATACGCGTCCGTTTTCAGGAAGCTGACCCTTCTCTTTTTTACGTGCTAAAAGATAATCAAGCAGCAGTGCTCCTGTCTGGTTTCCTGTGAGTAAAATGTATTCGCCACCCGGACCTTTTACGGCAAGGCCTAGGCGGTCTCCATCCGGGTCTGCTGTAATCAAAAGATCCGCTCCGATTTCTTTTCCGTCACGAATCGCATATTCAAACGCACCCGGCTCTTCCGGGTTTGGCGATTTAACCGTTGTGAATTCTGAATCCGGCTGTTCCTGTTCCTTCACCACGTGCACATTGTAACCAAGTGCCTTTAAGCCGCGCTGAACCATCATATTTGATGCACCGTGCAATGGAGAGAATACAACCTTTAAATCCGTTTCCTTTGCCATCTGAGGCTTTTCAGAAACCGTGATTAGATGCTCTGCATATGCATCATCGACTTCTGTTGAAATGATTTTGATCAGGCCTTTTTCCTTCAGTGACTCAACAGAATCCACTTCAATTGTCAGTTCATTTTCAATGGCATTAATTTCAGCAATCACAGCGTCTGCATCAGCAAGATTCAGCTGCGCACCGTCTGCGCCATACACTTTAAATCCATTATATTCAGGAGGATTGTGACTGGCCGTTGTCATGCCTCCCATAAAAGTCTTAAGGAATCTCACTGCAAATGACAGCTGAGGTGTTGAGCGCAATGATTCAAATACGTATGTCTGAATCCCGTGTGTAGCAAGTGTACGGGCAATCTCCATTGAGAATTCAGGTGACTTCCGGCGGCAGTCATACGCGAGCACAACGCCCTGCGCTTTTGCTTCTTCACCGTGTTTTTCTATGTATCTTGCAAGACCTTCTGCGGCCTTACGCACTGTATACGTATTCATTTTGTTTGTCCCTGCGCCAATTTCACCGCGCATGCCACCGGTACCGAATTCAAGGTTTTTATAAAAAGCGTCTTCTTTTGCTTTTTCGTTATGTTGGATGGAATGAAGCTCTTGTTTGATTTCCTCTTCTAAAGTATCAAATTTTGCCCATTTTTCGTATTCTGACTGGTAATTCATTTCAATCCCTCCCGGTAGGTATCTATGATTCTATTGTTATTGTAGCAGAATGGAATATGATTGAATATTGAAAATGGGAAAAACCCCTGAATGGTCAGGGGTTTTTCTGGTTTTAGTAAACCGTTGATCTCCACTACAGTTGGCGCTTTCCGCGGCCGCGCGGTGAGCCGGCACGCACTACGCTGTCTCACCTGTCGCTTCTCTGCCGCAGGAGTCGCCAACTTCCGTTCCGATCAACTTATTGCAGTATTTAAAACACTAATAGGGATATTCACTCCAAAAAGTTAAAGATATTTAATACCCCGATTTACTTCTTGTATTGAATGGAGTAAATGTCGTGTCTGCGGTCTTTCAGCTGGCGGACGGTTCCACTTTGGCGTTGGCGGCGAAGGATTTCTAAGTCGACGTCGCCGATCATCACCATTTCAAGGTTTGGATCTGTTTCGCCAACGATTCCGTCACGGGCGAATTCGAAATCTGATGGTGCAAAGATGCCTGACTGTGCGTATTGAATGTCCATATTTTCCGTATCAGGCAGGTTGCCGACTGTTCCTGAAATGACCGTGTAGATCTGATTTTCCACGGCACGTGCCTGTGAACAGTATCTTACGCGCAGGTAGCCCTGGCGATCCTCTGTACAGAATGGTGTGAAGATGATTTTCGCGCCCATGTCCGTTGCGATACGGGCTAGCTCCGGGAATTCGATGTCATAACAGATCTGGATGGCGATTTTACCGCAGTCTGTATCAAATACGCGTACGGTATCACCAGGACTGATTCCCCACCATTTGCGTTCATTTGGCGTGATGTGCAGCTTGTACTGCTTTTCAATCGTTCCATCACGTCTGAACAGGTAAGCGATGTTGTAGATCTCATCGTCATCCTCTTTCACAAAGTGAGAGCCTCCGATAATGTTGACGTTATAGCGCACCGCAAGATCTGTAAAGAGTTCGATGTATTCCTCTGTGTATTCCGTCAGTTTTCTGACAGCCATGCTCGGGGATTTTTCATTCAGGAATGACATGAGCTGTGTTGTAAAGATTTCAGGGAATACCACGAAATCAGAATGTGCGTCTGAGGCAACATCCGTAAAGTACTCAACCTGATTGGCAAAATCGGTAAATGAATCGATTTGACGCATCATGTACTGAACAACACAGATTCGTACCGGATGACTCGTTTTGAAATGGCGCTTTGATTTCGGACGGTAGTCCACATTGTTCCATTCCATTAAAGTTGCATATTTATTGGACTGCTTATCATCCGGAAGATAATTCGGATTGATTCGCATCAGTGTAAATCCATTGATTAACTGAAACGAAAGCACAGGATCATAAATTTTGTGCATTTGAACAGAATCCACATATTCACGCGGAGACATTTCGCCTGCGTATTTATGGTAGTTCGGGATCCGGCCGCCGATAATGATACTCTTCAGATTATATTCACGTGCAAGTTCGCGTCTTGCCTCATACAATCTGTGACCAACCTTCATCCGTCTGTAATCCGGATGCACCATGACTTCAATGCCATAAAGGTTATAGCCGTCAGGATTATGGTTCGTAATATATCCTTCGTCTGTTACATCGTCCCACGTATGGCGATCGTCATATTCATCAAAGTTAATGATCAGGCTTGAGCATGAACCGATAATGTCTCCATCCAGCTCAGCAACAAGCTGTCCGTCCGGGAACATGTCCAGATGACTCTCGAGGTGCTCCACCTTCCACGGGGTCATGCCGGGAAAACAAAGCTTCTGCATGTTGATAATATTTTCTATGTCTGAATGATTCATCTTACGAATAATCATTTTTTTCTCAAATTGAGAGAGATCCAGTTTCTCTGACATACGCTTCACTCCTCCATAAAAAAGTCTCACACTTTATTATAAACGGAATCGCCATTTAAGAAAAATATTGAGCTGATTCCTGCCAAAGTTTAGACAAATAAACAGATAATAATTTCGTTTCCCGTAAACCCTGCTTGTTTTATTTCCCATGAACTTTTACAATTTTGATAGTATAGAATTGAATTAATGAGGAAACGGGGCATTACTTATGACCAAAAAAATTGAAAATCTCCTCTTTCTCGCCTGGGCTGCATCGTTTACAGCGACAGCCGGATCTCTGTACTTTTCAGAAATCAGAGATTTTGACCCTTGTGAGATGTGCTGGTATCAACGGATTTTCATGTATCCAATCGTGATTGTGCTCGGAGCAGCGATCATCAGAAAAGATCCAAAAGCCGCATTGTATTCAGCTTTGCTATCCGGTATCGGGGGATCCATTTCTCTTTACCATTACGGCATTCAAAAGCTGGATTTCCTGTCTGAGAGTGCTCCTGCTTGCGGAGTTGTGTCATGTACGGGACAATATATAAATTGGCTCGGCTTTATCACAATCCCATTTCTGGCGCTGACTGCATTCATCATTATTTTTATTACAAGTATTGTTATTCTCAAGCAATCGAAAGGAGCTCCAACTAAATGAAAAAAATATTAATTTTCGGAGGAATTATCGTCCTCATTTTCGCAGCTATTGTTATTATTACGAATATGCAAAATGCATCTAAACTTGAAAACAACCCATACGGCACAGACGATCTCGACCAGGCAACCATTGATATTCTTGATGACGAAAACTATCAGAATCAAATCCTGCCTGATGAACTAGATGAGCAGATTTCAAGCGGAGAACCTACAACAGTTTATTTCTTCAGCCCGACCTGCCAGTTCTGTATCGAAACAACACCAATGCTTGCGCCATTGGCAGAAGAAATGGATGTTGACATGGTTCAGCTGAACCTTCTTGAATTCAGTGAAGAAGGGGCAAAATACGGTATTCAGTCTACACCAACGCTGATTCATTTTGAAGACGGACAGCCTGTTGACGGCATCGTCGGAGCTGCATCTGAAGAAGAATACCGCTCATTTTTTGAACGTAACGTAACTGGATCCTAATCCTCATCCATCAGAGAAGCCGTAATGGCTTCTTTTTTTATCGGGTAATTGTCTGAGAAAAAAGACCGGAAGCCCCTTTATTTAAAAAAACGGGTCGGACTCATCCTACGCTTTCCGCGGCCGCGCGGTGAGCCAGCTAATGCTTCGCATTACGCTGTCTCACCTGTCGCTTCACTGCCGCAGGAGTCTTCGGATGAGTCCAACCCTCTTTTTGTTTTCGAAGTCGTACGTTTTTACTTGTAGGAATATGAAAAACTAGAAATTCTTAAGGAGTATAAAGCACCTCAAATAAAAGGTTTTAAAAGTGAAAATGGTTTAAAGGATTTAATTACTCAAAAGAGGAGGATGAATTCCGGAATGAGGGACAAGGATTCGAAAATATTACAAAGCGAATGGATTATGCTCAGCAAAACTTTCAGCTACTTGTATAGGGCTCTTTACTTAACTCTCTTTTTACATTTAAGAATCAACAAGACTTTTCTTTTACAAAAGGCCCGGAAGCCCCCGTAGACTCCTGAGGCGGAGAAGGGACAGGTGAAACCGACTGTGCGAAGCGCAGGCGGGTTCACCGCCCGGCCTAGGAAAGCGAATGGGGCTTCCGGGCCGGTTTTGTAATACATTCTTGCCATCCAAAACATTTTATGTGAAAGTATCGTTATGACCATATCGGAGGAGGACAACTGATGGGATTTTCGCTTACAGTCACGGAAAAATGGAGCGGATTGACGCTTGAGGCTGTTTTACGTGACGAGCTGGCTTTCAGCAAAAAAACCATTCACCAGTGGCGAATGGAAAAAGGAATACACATTAATGGCGAACTCACGCCTTGGAAAAACACGCTAAGCGAAGGAGATATCCTGACATTTGCGCTGGATGATCCCGCTCCCTCCTACCCGCCTTCTCAAATGGATATTGACGTGTTATTTCAGGACGATCACCTGATCATCGTGAACAAGCCTTCACAGACCGATACGCATCCTAATGAACCTGGTCAGAATAACACACTTGTAAACGCCGTTGTTCATTATGAGCTGCAAAGTGGACGAACCGGTTACATCCAGCCGATTCACCGCCTCGATCGCGATACGACCGGTGCGATTCTTTTCGCTAAGCATAGTGCGATTAAGCCTTTACTTGATCAGATGCTTGAAAAAAGGGACATTCGGAGAACATATACGGCGATCGTTCAGGGAGAAGTAAAAATCGCAAAAGGGACAATCAATCAACCTATCGGAAAAGACCGCCACCACGCTACACGCCGGAGGATATCCCCTGGAGGACAAAAGGCAGTCACCCACTACAAAAAAATCCGATATGATGCGGCATCTAACACGACCATTTTGTCATTAACACTTGATACCGGTCGGACGCACCAGATCCGGGTTCACTTATCATCAATCGGACACCCGATTGTCGGTGATACGCTTTACGGGGCCAAAAAGGCCGGTCATTCTTATCAGGCATTACATGCTTCCAGTCTGTCATTTGTTCATCCGTTTACAGGTGAACTTGTAGATGTGGACGCACCTGAACCATTGAAACGCCGATTATAAAAAAGAGAGTCCGTCAATATGACGAGCTCTCTTTTCTACTTATCCGTTATGTCCGGCTTTGACCCATTCAGCAACCTGAACAGTCCGTTTAGCCTGGTATTTTACGCCATCTTCCACATTTTCTTTCATGTTCCCGTCCTGATCCACCGTGACACTCGTTCCGTAAGGATTCCCTCCGGAAGCAAACGTAACAGGATCAGAATAACCAGGAGCCGCAATGATCGCACCCCAGTGCATCATTGTCGTATATAAATTAAGGATGGTGGCTTCCTGTCCACCGTGAGGATTTTGTGCCGAACTCATGCCACTGACAACTTTATTGACAAGCTTCCCGTTAAACCAGAGTCCACCGGTTGTATCAATAAAACTCTTCATCTGGGCAGGCATCGTACCGTAACGTGTCGGAATACTGAAAATGTAGGCATCTGCCCATTCAAGGTCATTTAATGTAACCGTTGGAACATCTTTTGTTTGCTCGTAGTGCTCTTTCCATGCAGGATTTGATGCAATGGCCTGCTGTGGTGCAGTCTCTTCAACTTTCAATACCTTTACCTCTGCGCCTGCTTCCTTTGCGGCTTCCTCTGCCCATTTTGCCAGCTGATAGTTCGTCCCGGTTGAGCTGTAATAAATAATTGCCAGTTTAACATTCGACATCAAATCGCTCCTTTAAATGTTGTATTTAAAAAATCCTGCCTTATTCAATATCCCCTCAAATTGCAAAATTAAACATATCTCGAATTCAAAACAACTGTATCAAATATCAAAAACAATCATAGGATTAATGTTACAATGTTCAAATGTAAAGGAGGAATACGATGAGTTTATTAATTATCAGTGGGAGCTCCCGTGAAAACGGCAATGCCGAATATTTAGCGAAAGAAGCTGTCGCGTCTTACAAGGGTGAGGTCAAATGGATACGCCTGCGTGAACATGCCATTCAGCAAATTACAGACCAGAGACATGACGAAAATGGATTTGAGCACGTCGATGATGATCATACAGCGATTGTAGAAGAGATGATCAAAGCAGATGAAATTTTATTTGCCACTCCACTATACTGGTATGGCATGAGCGGTCATATGAAAACCTTCATTGATCGCTGGTCCCAGGCACTGCGCAATGACAGCCTGAATTTCAAAGAAAGCATGTCCGGCAAACCTTCCTACGTCATCACATGCGGCGGTGATCAGGTCCAGTTGAAAGCTCTTCCGCTCATCCTGCAATTCCGACACATTTTCGAATTTATGGGGATGGACTTTAAAAAATACTTCATCGGAGAAGCCAGAAAACCTGGAGATGCGGCAAATAATGCTGAACAATTAAAGAAAGTGGCTGACTTTTTTATTTAAGAAAAGTCTTACTTTAAATAAGCTTGATCCAATTTTTCCTTTCTTTAAATGAGTCAGGTAGCAGACTACAATAGGGCCGGGGCGCATCCGAAGACTCCTACGGCAGAGGAGCGACAGGTGAGACAGCGTATTGCGTAGCAATAGCTGGCTCACCGCGCGGCCGTTGAAAAGCGGAGGCGACTCGCCCAGCCCCGACAAGCATAAGGCGAAAATGAAAAGAGGGTTGCCCTTTACCCTCGTTCATTTTTGACTTATGACCTCGAGGGGCTAGTCGCCGCAGCTAGACAAAGGAAAGCGAAGGATGCGTCCCGGCCCGGTTTTAAACAAGAACAGGGCCGAAGACAAAATAAAACGTCTCCAGTTTTTATTAAACAATTCAGCACATTAATCCGAGCAAGTTGGTTGACATAAAGATCCTCCTATACTATCATGTTGACTGTTATTGATAACTAAAAGTAACCAACTATATAAACACTCAACAACAGGAGGATTTTACACATGTCAGTTTCAACTTTAGAAAAAAACGTATTAGATGTAATCAAAGAACGCCGTGCGACAAAGCAATACGACCCTGAAGCAGAAATCTCACGCGAAGAGTTGATGGAACTGCTACAGGTGATGGGTGAGGCACCTTCAGCCTGGAACCTTCAGCACTGGAGCTTCATGGCTTTCCATAATAAAGAGTCACAGGAAAAGCTTTTACCAATCGCTTATAATCAGCAGCAAATCACAGAGGCATCTGCAGTGGTAGCAATCCTTGGAGACCTTCGTGCAAATGAGAATGTAGACGCAGTTTTCGATCCTGCTGTTGAAGAAGGTGCAATGTCAGCAGAAATCAAACAGGCGCTGAACGGACAAATCCAGGGCGCATACGAAAACGAGCAATTCGCACGTGATGCTGCCTTTACAAACGCTTCACTTGCCGCAATGCAGTTTATGATTGCAGCAAAAGCAAAAGGCTGGGACACTTGCCCAATCGGCGGATTTAACGCTGCCCAGTTTGTTGAGGAATTTGAGGTTTCTGACCGCTACGTACCGGTTATGCTGATTACGGTCGGAAAAGGCTCAAAAGAAGCACGCAAATCAGGCCGTTTAAACATCGAAGATTTAGTTTCATTCGTATAATGATGTAAGAGCCCGGGATCATTCCGGGCTCTTTTTTAATGGTATTTGACAACTATTTCAGGTTAATAGACAACCTTTTGCGGTTATTGAACAACTTTCCTCACTTATTTAACAACTCTTCCCCAAAAAAAATCTCAAAAAAGAGGAACCACCAGGTGATCCCTCCATTTCTAATTATTTATTCACCCGCTCCCGCACTGACACGAGGTCCAGTGCGAAGTCGCGGATCAGCTTTGGCAGCACACCGAATGTGTACGGCTTATACACGCGTTCTGTCCACTTATGTCCATCGCGTCCGTAAACGCCTATGTTAATGGACGGGATATTGAGCTCGCGGATCAGGTCAATTGGAACAGGATACAGCTCTTTCATCCTCGGGATGTTTTTCTGCAGTACGTCAACGGCTTCCTCTGATTCATGCAGAGACAGAAAACTGCCGTCTGCTAAATATGGGAAAAACCGCTTAGTGGTAAACACTTCACCAGTCGCAGCAGAAGTTTCCTTTAACCGGAATTCCAGCTTTTCGATAATTTCCGATCCGAATTGATTCTTCTCACTTAAGTAATTGTGAGGAAGAAACGGCGGTGCGAAAAAGAGAAGAACTCTTGGCTTTTTCTCGGGATCAAGCTGCTGAAGTGCTTCAGCAAGAGCAAAGGCGGCTTCCCGCTTATCACGGCCTTTATAATGTTCAACAACCTTATCGAGTTTACTTTTCACATCGATCCCCTGACGAATTAACTCATCCTCCAGTTCACCAAACGTGCAGACTTCCACAGAAAAATCCCATTCACTTGGCGGAAAACCATGTTTTTTTCTGAAGTCGTGATATTTTCTGCTGCTTTCAACTGCCAGTTTCTTAACCGCATCTTCAGTGATGCCGCGTAACTTTTCAATGACATCCTCCGCTGTTTTTTCAAACACAAAGTAGTTGAAATAAAGGTGAGCACTGATCGCCGTCTGAACATTATAGTCCTTTTTATCATCCTTAAAATGAAGACAGGCAGGCGGCAGCACATATTCCCCTTCAAGGTCCTCGGCAAGATCCGTATTCTGATTAATCCTTCTGTTCAGCTCCGCACCGATCAGCGTCGGATCAACAGACGTCAGAACATCCCCTACATGAGCCTCACGCCCGTATATATAAAAGCAGGGAAGCACTTTCCCGGCAGCTCCTGTGTAAATATATTTGGTCGTATCCCCATCGTACATCGGAGCGATGAAATCATTGTTTACAGCCGCCACAAACTCAAGGCCCTCCTGCTTCATCCGGTGTAATTCCTCAAGTGCCGCAAGCATTCCCGCATGCTCACTCTCCTCATCCGGATTAAAAAGGAAAAGCATCGTGCCGTCAGGTTCTTCCGGGCTGTCAGATAACTCAAGCAGATTCACTAAATGAACCGCTGCCCCGCTCTGCATATCAAGTGAGCCGCGTCCAAACAGCCAGTCACCTGAACGTGCCTCTTCCTGCACCCTGAGATCCCCTTTATGATTTTTAAAAAATGCCTGCAGCTGATCCGGATCATGCGCAATCTCCTGCAAAGAACCAAAATCGTCCGTTCCCACAGTATCAATATGACTGTGAAATAAAACAGACCTCGTCCCCTTACCCTTTAAACGCGCCCAGACATTTTTTCGCCCAAGCGGATCATGTTTGATCTCCTGAATCCAGACTTCCTCCGGATGTTCCTTAAAATATGGAAAAGAGGCGATGATATCATAAATCGCTTCCGCTTTAATCCGTTCATTTCTCGTACCTGTATAACTTTTTAAAGATACTAAATATCTAGTAAGCGTTTCGGCCTGCATTTCCGGTGTTAAATCCTGAAGCTTTTCATACATGACAAGCACTCCCAACCAGTCTTTTTCTTCATCTTAACGAATCGTCTGAAGATTGAAAAGAGAATGTCCGCTCATTTTGGAAATTAATTTTAAAAAAAGGGTTGTGTTCAGACCTATAAACGAATATTATATTCTTTGTGGTTTTTAAACGTTCGTATTTCTACACCAAATTTATTTAAAACCGGGACGTACCCATCCTACGCTTTCCGCGGCCGCGCGGTGAGCCAACTGTGCTGCGCACATTTGTCTCACCTGTCGCTTCACTGCCGCAGGAGTCTTCGGATGGGTACGCCCCTCTGATTATGTCACTTAACAAGTAATATCTCTAAACTGGATTCTCAGCTGATTAATTTCACACAAAATATTGTCCATAGTTTGTCTGTATATTTTCTCATGAACATCTGTTCAGAGGACTGGAAGCCTGGCGGAAAGGGACAGGTGAAACCGGCTAAAGCTCAGGCAGGTTCACCGCCCGGCCATAGAAAAGCGAAGGAGGGCGCATAGGGACGTACAAACTGGACTGGCCCCGACGGAGATAAAGGAAACACAGTGAACGAAGTGAGCTGATGTTGACTTATCGGACGAGGGGACGGAAAGTTTGCTAGTCCCTGCCCGATACAGCTAGACAAAGGAAAGCGAAGGGGGCTTCCAGTCCGGCTTTTTTGAAAATAACTAGGATCAGGTCGGTCCGGTTTTCAAAAATAAATTATTTAACAAAATACATAAAGGAATGATTATATGTTTCGTTTTCATTTGAAGGAAAATAACACGACGGTTAAGACGGAGGTTTTGGCTGGTTTTACGACGTTTATGACGATGGTGTATATCGTGGTTGTGAACCCGATTATTTTATCGAGCGCCGGAGTTCCGTTTGATCAGGTGTTTTTGGCAACCATTATCGCAACCGTGATCGGAACACTGTGGATGGCGCTGTTTGCCAACTATCCGATTGCGATTGCGCCAGGGATGGGGCTGAATGCGTATTTTGCTTTTTCAGTAGTTGGTACGAATACGGCGATTACTTATGAAGTCGCTTTTGCCGCTGTTTTTGTATCAGGGATTCTCTTTACGATTTTATCGCTGACACCATTCAGAAAGAAATTAATTGAAGCGATTCCTGAAAACCTGAAGCATGGGATTACGGCTGGTATTGGATTGTTTATTGCATTTATCGGAATGCGAATGACAGGGATTATTGTGGCTCATCCTGACAATCTTGTTGCGCTTGGCGACCTGCATTCGATGCCTGTGATTCTGGCTTTCAGCGGGCTTGCGATTACGCTTATTCTGATGGCGCTGAATGTAAATGGTGCTTTATTTATCGGGATGGTGTTAACCGGAACGATTGCTTATTTTACGAATCAGCTGACGTTTGATGGGATTGTCGCGATCCCGGGGCTTCCTGAGGGAATTATTGTGGCTAATCCGATCGCTGCTTTTGGGGATGTCATTCAGTATGGGCTGTATGCAGTTGTTTTCTCTTTTCTCCTTGTTACTATTTTTGATACGACAGGGACGATGATCGGTGTTGCCCAGCAGGCGGGACTGATGAAGGGGAAATCGCTGCCCCGTGCGCGTCAGGCGCTGTTAGCGGATTCTGTTGCAGCAACGGCTGGAGCGATGGTTGGAACGAGTCCAACCTCTGCCTACATTGAGTCTTCTTCAGGTGTTGCTGCCGGCGGCCGTACCGGATTAACAACTGTTACAGTTGCTGTACTATTTATCATCGCTGCTTTCTTTGGCCCGCTCGTTGGTGCTGTTTCCGGGGTTTCAGCGATTACAGCTCCTGCATTGATTATTGTTGGAAGTTTAATGATGGGAAGCATCTCGCAGATTAAATGGGGAGAAATTGATGAAGCTTTTCCGGCTTTCCTCATTATCCTGAGCATGCCGTTAACGTCTAGTATTGCAACTGGTATTGCACTAGGGTTTATCTCTTACCCAATATTAAAAGTGGTAAAAGGTAAGTGGAGAGAAGTCCACTTCCTTGTATACCTGTTTGCTGTGTTATTTGCCTATCAGCTTGTGTTCTTACCACATTAATCATGATAAGAAAATGGACCGTACAAATTCTTCTTTTTAAGAAGCTCTGTACGGTCCATATTTTAATGTAAAAATGATCATCCACCTCACCCGGAATACCTTCAGTCCTTACTTTTCTTTTTGCTTTAAGAAAAACTTCAGTGCATCCAGCACGTCTGTTTTTTTCCGTAAAATCGTATGCCGGATCCTGTCGTGCTCTGTTTTTTTATAGACAGACATTAAAGAGGATTGTCTCTGGTACTGACTTACTTCCCCGTAGCCGAATAAGTTACAGTGCTCGGCCAGTTCCTGTATGACAGGCAGACATCTCTCATTATCCGATGTTAAATTATCACCGTCTGAAAAATGGAACGCATATACGTTGTACCGGTTGATCGGATATTCCTTTTTGATCATATCAAGCGCTTTTTTATAAGCAGAAGAACAGATTGTACCCCCGCTCTCCCCTTTAGAGAAAAACGTTTCCTGATCCACTTCTTTCGCTTCTGTATGATGGGCAATGAATCTCATTTCAACGTGAGCATATTTCCCTTTCAAAAAACGGACAAGCCAGAAGAAAAAGCTGC
The nucleotide sequence above comes from Jeotgalibacillus aurantiacus. Encoded proteins:
- a CDS encoding M20/M25/M40 family metallo-hydrolase encodes the protein MYEKLQDLTPEMQAETLTRYLVSLKSYTGTRNERIKAEAIYDIIASFPYFKEHPEEVWIQEIKHDPLGRKNVWARLKGKGTRSVLFHSHIDTVGTDDFGSLQEIAHDPDQLQAFFKNHKGDLRVQEEARSGDWLFGRGSLDMQSGAAVHLVNLLELSDSPEEPDGTMLFLFNPDEESEHAGMLAALEELHRMKQEGLEFVAAVNNDFIAPMYDGDTTKYIYTGAAGKVLPCFYIYGREAHVGDVLTSVDPTLIGAELNRRINQNTDLAEDLEGEYVLPPACLHFKDDKKDYNVQTAISAHLYFNYFVFEKTAEDVIEKLRGITEDAVKKLAVESSRKYHDFRKKHGFPPSEWDFSVEVCTFGELEDELIRQGIDVKSKLDKVVEHYKGRDKREAAFALAEALQQLDPEKKPRVLLFFAPPFLPHNYLSEKNQFGSEIIEKLEFRLKETSAATGEVFTTKRFFPYLADGSFLSLHESEEAVDVLQKNIPRMKELYPVPIDLIRELNIPSINIGVYGRDGHKWTERVYKPYTFGVLPKLIRDFALDLVSVRERVNK
- a CDS encoding NCS2 family permease, with protein sequence MFRFHLKENNTTVKTEVLAGFTTFMTMVYIVVVNPIILSSAGVPFDQVFLATIIATVIGTLWMALFANYPIAIAPGMGLNAYFAFSVVGTNTAITYEVAFAAVFVSGILFTILSLTPFRKKLIEAIPENLKHGITAGIGLFIAFIGMRMTGIIVAHPDNLVALGDLHSMPVILAFSGLAITLILMALNVNGALFIGMVLTGTIAYFTNQLTFDGIVAIPGLPEGIIVANPIAAFGDVIQYGLYAVVFSFLLVTIFDTTGTMIGVAQQAGLMKGKSLPRARQALLADSVAATAGAMVGTSPTSAYIESSSGVAAGGRTGLTTVTVAVLFIIAAFFGPLVGAVSGVSAITAPALIIVGSLMMGSISQIKWGEIDEAFPAFLIILSMPLTSSIATGIALGFISYPILKVVKGKWREVHFLVYLFAVLFAYQLVFLPH